A section of the candidate division WOR-3 bacterium genome encodes:
- a CDS encoding NAD-dependent epimerase/dehydratase family protein has translation MKDIPLINQSITLREAINQINEGGFGLAFVVDDKKRLKGVVSDGDIRRALLNGISINDRIEKVMNKNPIKFYDYWDRKKIIESIEKLKKENKIPKLKTLLIPVISREGKIKKVIGIEPEKKFSFDLIKKRYKKTKKILVIGGAGYIGSVLTRMLLKRGYFVKVFDNLLYGDIGLRGIRSKNFKFLKGDITNISNIVEAIKDIDTVIHLGAIVGDPASKIKPRETLEINYFSTKTLGEIAKYLGVRKFIFASSCSVYGYKKTICNEETEPNPLSLYAETKLLSEKALLELKDNGFSPIILRFATAFGYSPRMRFDLVVNLLIAKAIKEKKITVYGNGKQIRPFIHIKDISRAIIKILEADDEKVSGQIFNVGSDKMNKSILEVAKEIKESVPEAEIVFLKEKEDNRNYNVSFKKIKKILNFDTKYDINYAVREIKEAFDRGEIKNFYDKIYSNFHSLKEK, from the coding sequence ATGAAAGATATTCCTTTGATAAATCAATCTATAACTTTACGAGAAGCAATAAATCAAATAAATGAAGGTGGTTTTGGACTCGCATTTGTAGTTGATGATAAGAAAAGACTAAAGGGAGTTGTTAGTGATGGTGATATAAGGAGAGCTCTTTTGAATGGAATAAGTATAAATGATAGGATTGAAAAAGTTATGAATAAAAATCCAATTAAATTTTACGATTATTGGGACAGAAAAAAAATAATTGAAAGTATTGAAAAATTAAAGAAAGAAAACAAAATTCCAAAATTAAAAACATTACTAATTCCAGTTATATCCAGGGAAGGTAAAATCAAAAAAGTTATAGGAATAGAACCTGAGAAGAAATTTTCTTTTGATTTAATTAAAAAAAGATATAAAAAAACAAAAAAAATTCTTGTTATAGGAGGAGCTGGTTATATAGGTTCGGTTCTTACAAGGATGTTATTAAAAAGGGGATATTTTGTAAAAGTTTTTGATAATCTCTTGTATGGTGATATTGGTTTAAGAGGAATAAGAAGTAAAAATTTTAAATTTTTAAAAGGTGATATAACAAATATAAGTAATATAGTGGAAGCAATAAAGGACATAGACACTGTTATTCATCTTGGAGCAATTGTAGGTGACCCAGCAAGTAAAATAAAACCAAGAGAAACACTTGAAATAAATTATTTTTCAACAAAAACTCTCGGTGAAATTGCTAAATATCTTGGAGTAAGAAAATTTATTTTTGCCTCATCATGCAGTGTATATGGTTATAAAAAAACAATATGTAATGAAGAAACAGAACCTAACCCCTTATCCTTATATGCTGAAACAAAATTACTTTCTGAAAAAGCACTTCTTGAATTAAAGGATAATGGATTCTCACCCATTATTTTAAGATTTGCAACAGCTTTTGGATATTCACCGAGAATGAGATTTGACCTTGTCGTGAATTTACTGATTGCAAAAGCTATCAAGGAAAAAAAGATAACAGTATACGGAAACGGAAAACAGATAAGACCTTTTATTCATATAAAAGATATTTCAAGAGCAATAATAAAGATACTGGAAGCCGATGATGAAAAGGTAAGCGGTCAGATATTTAATGTAGGTTCAGATAAAATGAATAAGAGTATTCTTGAAGTTGCAAAAGAAATAAAAGAAAGTGTTCCTGAAGCGGAGATAGTATTTTTAAAAGAAAAAGAAGATAATAGAAACTATAATGTTTCCTTTAAAAAAATCAAAAAAATTTTAAACTTTGATACCAAATATGATATAAATTATGCAGTAAGAGAAATAAAAGAAGCCTTCGATAGAGGGGAAATAAAAAATTTTTATGACAAAATTTATAGCAACTTTCATTCTCTGAAGGAAAAATAA